atttttgtgatgTGTTAGGGAGAAAGTTTGAAACGTCTTAACTACCATTAGTTCTTAGTCTATTTGAGAAAGAGCATTTTTAAAGTCAGTACTAGACAAGAATAATGGTCTATTTTATATAACATTAATAGTGATACTAATTAGAATTTGAAATAGGtgaagtatttttaaacagagattgaatatataaacattaatcTATTCAAACAGAACCAAACATTACagtgaaattatatatttgacTATGAAAGTTAGTTCAAATCCTTTGTTGTCAAGTCAAAAAACACCTTTCATtaaacagcaagaaaacaacCAGGGCATTAGTCCAGGGCTATGACAGATATTACCCAGTAATATTGTTTATAGCCAGAGGTCTTGATAATTATTATGACTGTTTTTTCAGGAAATTACAAGGTGGAGATCtttgataaaaacataaatgattTTGTGCCCACTGTATATGGGCTGGGCATGCATGTTGAAATTAGAGATCCTGATGACAAGATTATTCTCTCCAGGGTAAGATGAGTGGCAGACCCACTCACAGCATGTTTTACAATGTCAGCCTCCCTTTTGCTTGCTGGATGTTAATGATGTCCTGCATAGAAGCACACTGTGCATTGGACACAAACCGGATGGGGCAGTACTAATTGTTTTGAATTAACTCATTGTATATATGCACACTATTTTGCTAAATTATCAGTGCATGTATAAACTTTAGAATACAATATCTGGggctttttattattaatatttgttttttgtgtgatgTGTAGAACAAAATGGTCAGATGACTCAGTATAATATGTGGCAGTAACATAAACATCGAGCCTGTGAAGAAGATATTACCTCAGTGGCTGGTGTCAATGTTTTGCTTCATACTTGTCTTTTGACCACTGTATTCAGTATCTGCTCTTTATCTTGTTTAACTGCTATTATCATCTTGCAAAAAAGGAAATACCAGGCAGAATACTATTCTGCAATACTTAAATGCTTGAGTATTACCAGTCAGCTGTTTTGGACCCTAAATTGATTGCTTTTAAGAAAGTCCCAAGAAgcattgaaatttaatttaatgacTGTTGAAGTTCCTCATTTATGAGAATAAACTGAGCAGAccatacacaacaacaacaaaaaaagaaaatagattaCTGCTTCCATTTCAATGCAGTAATGGCTTtgaaaaccaaagaaagaaagctgaaGTAATGATAGCATAGACAAGAGCTGGCATGGACATAAAACATGATGAAGAATAGCACTGAATGCACAACACATTTATTCCTAATTTTTGTCTTTGCGgatgtattatatattattttaatgctaATAATGTATTCCTTAATGCCACTTCTGCATGCATTGATTTGTACAGGCGCTTGCCCCTACTAacattttgtcatatttttgtcttattaaTCAAGCCAGCGGAGCAATGACTTATGCAACGGGTGTGTTGGATTGATTTCAGGCAATTATAAGGTGCAGGCTTATGACCAAAATGTCAAAGATTACATGCCCGTGTCCCCAGGGATAGGCATGCATGTAGAGGTGAAAGACCCGGCTGATAAAGTGGTCATGTCTAGGGTGAGTTGTGCTCACACTTCGTAGCCTTGCCTTAATGGCATCAATGCAGAGCTCCTCTTTAGTGTTCTTAGGATGCAGCAGCCTGTACAGACAGTAGATGATTTGAGGCTAGATCAAAATACCAGTATGTGTACACTAGGATACTCAGACAACATAACATCACCTTCAGTAGCATGTCtagtttatgtttattcattcaGGCACAAGCATGTACTTTCAAGAGAAACACATTCAATTTGTATACACAGACTCTACTGCTCACACTTGGTAGGATGGCTGATGCACCTGGGCAGGGAGGGgagaagtaaaatattatatactAGTATTATATACTAGTCAGACTTGGAATAGAGCATCTTTATTTGGCAACTACAGTTTAAGATTTAAGTACTACTGCTGAGTCTGGTTATGCTTTAAAGTCTACACTTTCATTCCAACAAATACATGCAATCAGAAAAGTTAACTGCATGACTATAAATGTGCCTAAGCAATTTACATGCATATGCAGTTAGGTGGCTGGTTTGATTTTCTGCACTGTTCATGCTGATGTCCCTTGTCATTGCATGTCTATAGgctatgtatgcatgtgtgtgtgtgacagttgCAAGCACGGCATTTTTAAGCGTTGTTGTCTGCTTGGCGAAAACATTCTCAGGCTTTTTGGTGATGTGGTATAGATCATATATTTCGGTGTTAATAGCAAGCTTAAACTTAGTTGTTTTAactgatgtgtgtgtatgtgtatattatatataatgcTGCTATTATATGCATAAGAGATACGTGGTGTGTTCAAACAGTCTCACAAACTCAAAATTGTGTTGATATATCTTATGGTTAAGTCAGGTTatctaaaacctttttttattattggttCAGAATGcaaataaactataaaacagacaaaatttcTTGGAAAAATTAAGTTTTCCCTTATTATTCTTTGAAAAGATGTAGCTGCAGAAGCATTCTTACAGAGAGCATTGTTATAGTATTTTGGTATTTGCACCCTTAAAGCATTTTTTCTGCACACTGTTATGCTTACTAGTAATAGGGTGACTGTGTTGTAACACTTGATTTAAGGATGAATAAAGGACAAATTCTGCCATCATCATCTGATTGTCATGCCAACTATGTTCAACTGCAAGCATGTAGAAATGATTATGCACAACATATGTAAATGCAGGCTAACTTCATGCATGCAGGTCACATTACACAGTGCTATATAAACATGTAGATtggaacattaaaaatacagctATTTAGATAACATGTACATACTTAAATTTGATTCACTGTTGAGAAAAGGATTTCTTTCATTGGTGTCTGTTAGCAACTGTGAGTGTAAAATGTGCTAGAAAGATTGTATATTTACTGTTAATagagtttttaaacatttttgttagaTTAGTTTCAAATTAATGCTGTCATTAATCAGAGGGTATTATTTTGCAGACATATGCAGCTGAGGGTCGCTTTACTTTTACATCCCATTCAGCAGGCGAGCACATAATTTGTTTGAATTCCAACTCAACAGCATGGCTGTATGCTGGACAACTGGTCAGTAGACTGTAGCTTTTGGTGGTGCTTTTTCTCCAGTTCTATTCCCCCTTCAATACACTGTATGTCAGATTACCATATTAACAAAGTAAGTAATAATCTTGGATAGAATCAGCTTGTCTGTCATTGGCAGAGCAATGAAAATGGTAACAAGCTCTTGATGGTGACAGTTTCTTCGTTTGTGTAAGTACTCTCGGTCATCACCAGACACTGAAACAGTTGTGTTGTTCCGATTGTAATGCAGTGCTTGGTGATCTTGTGAATACCAGAAGTCTTCTAATGATCTTACTGACAttcttgacattggttgatctGTTCTGCTTTGACAAATCTATATTCTGTAGATTCAAACTGGAATCCATCAACATTTTGGTCCAAAAATAGAATGTCATCTTTTCTAAACAACAGCCCTGGTGGTATTTCATCAACTTATTTAGTGTATGTGTCATTATTGTAAAGTTTGCCCTTAAGGCTGAGATAGGGCGCTGTATAAGTAAAGTGTTAATTATCTGTAGGTCACTGTAGTCTATTTTATGCcatgaaaaagatttattattacTGTCCCTGAGTTGTATGTGAGCTTTGGATATCCAGCTAGAAGAAAAGTATGCCATACTTAGTATGTGGCTAAGAACtggcttttttctctctctcactctctgaaAGCATTATCCATCTTTAATGTTTAGCGGGTccatttggacatttctgttgGGGAGCATGCTGTAGACTACCAGCAGGTGCAGGCCAAGGACAAGCTTAGTGAACTGCAGCTAAGAATACGGCAGTTGCTGGATCAGGTGGAGCAGATCACAAAGGAGCAGAATTACCAGCGGGTAATTGGTCCTTTTCCTTCTTGCCTGCCACTCACCCTAACCCCTCACCCTCCTCTCACCAGGTTATCCTTAATCACTGTGACCCTTGTACCCACTCACTACTAAGCCATAAAATATAACTGGTATTTCAGGAAAACCATTCGTGACAAAATTGTATCAGCCAATTTTACAGTTCTCTCAAAAGTAggggaaacaaaattttagacaGTGCAATTAAAGTTCCCTATTAAGATGACAGAGTACAGTTCCTGTTGCAAACTTATTGCATTAATATCCATTTTAAAGAGCTAATCAATAAATGATTGACAAAATCCCCATTTGTGAGCTTGGTGATAATGAGTAGCCACATTGTAAACTAGCAAGCTGCAtaggattaaaataaaaagcacagtAGAAAGATTTATAGTCTTTTCAGAGTTTGGATTAAGCGCTTTCTAAAATCTTTCAGAACCTGTTTTCTACAGGTTTTTACAGATCTGGCTTGCAGAAGCACTACTTTGTGTGAAGGTTAATAATCTTGTAATCCcaaatctttgttttgctgaCAGGTTAGGTTTGCTTAAGAAAACATTCATGCATAGGTATCAAGTGGTAATGACCTCTGTACTTTGTTAGTGTGGGGTTTTCTTGGGCTGCAGATCCATGCACTTATGAAGGAGAAGAAAGCATAAATAGAAAGTGGGGTTATGTTCATACAGTCATGTTGTGTGagcagtgtgtatgtgtgtatgccaCAACCTTTCTTGCACCAAATGTCACTTTCCCGCTGTGGTGGATACCCTGTTGCAGTATCGAGAAGAGCGTTTCCGACAGACCAGCGAGAGCACCAACCAACGTGTCCTGTGGTGGTCCATTGCCCAGACCTTGATCCTTCTCCTGACTGGCTTCTGGCAAATGCAGCATCTCAAGAGCTTCTTTGAGGCCAAGAAATTAGTTTGAGTGCATGGCATTTGCACCCCACAACTCCCTTCCAACTTTGCCcctttgccccccccccccccccccccccacacacacacacagtcaaccTCACTTCAAGTTTTGTCACTCAAAATGGGATGGTACATTGTGGTTTTAGTGAGCATGATCTCCTTCAGGGTTTTGTTCTAGAGAGTTTCAaaacatcatttaaaacaaagacacattttattatcatttttattgtgCAAATAATGGACATGAATGTTAGTAGTGTTTGTATCAAATGAATAAAGTGTGCTTCAACATTAGGTAGTAGCcttataaaaagaaatcttaCCTTATTTATATGGAGGTTCAGGCTTtgcttacaaaatgtttaacataATATTTTCTCCCTAGTACATTacctttattgtgttttttcctttaaatctAGGGCCATTTTTCCCCCCCgtaattgtgtttatttttacaatagttGTTTTTCTTCAACTGTAGAATACTTTGCTTTCATCCTAGATTATAAACATAAGTCTAAGGCTGACTTGTCTccatgatcagaaatagaaatATATGTGAGGTCTGTCTGAATAGTAACAGGACTGGTGTTGCAAACAATTTTATGTcaattccaaacaacaaacaccacaGTTTCCCATTCAAAGTAATCCCCCTTGAGGCTAATGCACTTTTCCATAAACATGTCTAAGGCTGACTTGTCTccatgatcagaaatagaagTATATGTGAGGTCTGTCTGAATAGTAACAGAACGTGTACAGtgcattttgtgtatgtttatgtttcacTTTTAGGTGTTTTCTGAATTTGTAGTTTCTTCTTTCTAAATTAAGAGTGTAAGTCAAACTTGGTTGAAGCAACtggtgtacatgcacacagGAAAAGGGTTCAAAGCCCAGTCTTATGCAACACAGTTTCATTCTTTACAATAGGATTTCAAAAAGCATCTCTTTTGTGGGATGTGgatgtgttttgtatgtgtgaataaGAATGAGAGTGTGTATTTGTGCGACATGTTTTTCATCTTTACAGATGTTGGAATTTGTGGAATGTTTTGCCATAAAAAGATGTATTAAAGTATCTTATTGTCCAAGATGGTTTATTTAACTATGTGTGAATCCATGCAGCTTTTTGTCCATGCcatatatttgtttaatttacattttgataGCTTAAACAATGTCTTTCTCATGAGGTGGGTGTCTGCAATGTTGTAGAAACCAGTGAAATAATTATCACAATCACGGAAACTAATCCCATCGCAAGCATGTCAATGTGAGTTAAATTAAGTACTTCTAGAACAATTGCCTGACTgaaacaaggaaaaagaaaaatggaatttaGTGATAAGCAAAATCATATTTTATCTGTTAACAAAACTGTTTATGCATGGCATATTTCAGTGCATGCTCTGTGGCTAAGAACACGATGGGCAGTTTTGGAGATTCAAGATACTAAGATTTCTCACTGACCTTATTTTGTTCACACCATCTAATATTTCTACATTTAAACCTATGTTCCACTACCCTCCCTACACAACCTGATACTTAGACACAGGTGCACTCTGCACTGTAATCCCACCCCAGTTCCTTGCATCTGAAGTTCCTTGCATCTCAACATCAAGCAGCCGCATTAGCTATTGATGATCCTCTTTAAATGCATGCTACATAGACTGAAACCTCCCTaaccttttcctttttaaagacaTACGTTTATGTGTGGAATGCATATGTGCAAAAAGCATTTGCTGTAAATTCCaatcaaaagtaaaaatgtgtTACTACTTTTGCCTTGTCATAGATGTACTGCATTTTGTATTGAGTTTTAATACTCAATTATTTCATTACAAATCTTGGTTTGTTCATTACTGATTAACTTCTTTAATGTTTAGTcatgttttttgtgggttttttttccttatccTGTTTAAAAAGTTTGGTTGACAAAAATACTGGCATCAATTGCAGACACGAGAAGAGAGGTTCCGCTACACCAGTGACAGTATCAACCTGCGTGTCTTCTGGTGGTCAGTAACACAAGTGTCAGCCCTTGTAGTGGTAGGGATATGGCAAAGTCTTCATCTCAAGAATTTCTTCATTCAAAAAAAGCTGGTGTAGAGAATTAGAGCATCCCACAATGTGTGGGATGGGGATGAATAATCCACAAAGATAAACAATCTCCAATTTCATGCAGaacataaacaattaaaaagagCATTACCAGTCAactttttcactttcactttacaggtagtcctcgacttacgacggggatccgttcttaacgcggcgtcgtaaaccgaatttcgacgtaaatcggatcatacgttcatacagtactgtaccacaataacagtacagtactacaaacacttagcctatcctaacacctatcctaacacagtaccctacataattatcaataaacataagtacagtaaaatattgtagtacagtacgtttaataatgtaatactgtactgtaagtgctgtaacagtaataaacagtgttaggttaggcagacgtttccacatcaagcctgtctcatccacgttgaacacttgttgagcacagtaaccaccctcctcaattatcttagccaatgcattaggaaaccaagttgctgctttctcatcagcactagcagcttcaccttgcactttaatgttatggaagttggcacgatccttaaacctcataaaccaacccctacttgccacaaattcttcactttcacttccttccctcttttctcttttcaacgcctcaaacagtcatctagccttctcctgaataaccataaaactcacagggatacggcgttgattttggtcttccaaccaaagtgccaataatctttccatgtcaataataagcccactacgttgctttgttatcactgtcgctgtaagtgggaatgagtgtcgtaaccacgaaacgacgtaactcgagaccgtcgtaacccgaggactacctgtatattaTCATATTTTGG
This sequence is a window from Pomacea canaliculata isolate SZHN2017 linkage group LG5, ASM307304v1, whole genome shotgun sequence. Protein-coding genes within it:
- the LOC112564221 gene encoding transmembrane emp24 domain-containing protein eca-like isoform X3, whose protein sequence is MAHTQCFLLLASYLFFSVSGLYFHIGETERKCFIEEIPDETMVVGNYKVEIFDKNINDFVPTVYGLGMHVEIRDPDDKIILSRTYAAEGRFTFTSHSAGEHIICLNSNSTAWLYAGQLRVHLDISVGEHAVDYQQVQAKDKLSELQLRIRQLLDQVEQITKEQNYQRTREERFRYTSDSINLRVFWWSVTQVSALVVVGIWQSLHLKNFFIQKKLV
- the LOC112564221 gene encoding transmembrane emp24 domain-containing protein eca-like isoform X1; its protein translation is MAHTQCFLLLASYLFFSVSGLYFHIGETERKCFIEEIPDETMVVGNYKVEIFDKNINDFVPTVYGLGMHVEIRDPDDKIILSRTYAAEGRFTFTSHSAGEHIICLNSNSTAWLYAGQLRVHLDISVGEHAVDYQQVQAKDKLSELQLRIRQLLDQVEQITKEQNYQRYREERFRQTSESTNQRVLWWSIAQTLILLLTGFWQMQHLKSFFEAKKLV
- the LOC112564221 gene encoding transmembrane emp24 domain-containing protein eca-like isoform X2; translated protein: MAHTQCFLLLASYLFFSVSGLYFHIGETERKCFIEEIPDETMVVGNYKVQAYDQNVKDYMPVSPGIGMHVEVKDPADKVVMSRTYAAEGRFTFTSHSAGEHIICLNSNSTAWLYAGQLRVHLDISVGEHAVDYQQVQAKDKLSELQLRIRQLLDQVEQITKEQNYQRYREERFRQTSESTNQRVLWWSIAQTLILLLTGFWQMQHLKSFFEAKKLV